The nucleotide sequence GTGCAGAAATCTTAGGATTGCCCGTGATCAGCATCACCGAGGGCCGTGAGCTCGGCATGAGCAAGACCCTGCTCATCGACGCCAAGAACGGCGCCGTCGCCGCCATCACGATCGAGGACGACGACTGGTATCGCGGCGTCAAGCTCATTCCGTTTGAAAGCGTCATCGCCGTCGGCGCCGACGCCATCACGATCACGAACAGCGAGAACATCCTGACGCTTGAGGATGCCGTTGACTTCGAGAACCTGCTCGACGAAAACGTGCGCATCATCGGCACGAAGGCGATCACAAAGGCAGGTACTATCCAAGGTTCTGTCAGCGAAATCTACATCGGTGACGACGGCAAGGTCGTGCAGTGTGAGATTTCCGACCCGCAGGGAAATTTCCTCGACAACATCTCCGCCGAGCAGATTTCCATCTTCGGCAAGCAGGTCACGGTCATCGACAGCGGCAGCGTAGCAGCGACTGCAGCTCCTGCCATGCCCGCAGCCGAAACTCCTGCTGCTCCCGCCTTTGAAGCTGCCCCGACATTCGCCGAGCCGCCCGTCGCTGAGCCGGTCGCCGAGGCCGCTCCCGAGCCTGTGCCCGAGACGCCTGCAGTTCCTGACATGCCCGCGGCAGAGCCGGTGGAAGAGCCAGCGCCGGAATCCGTCGTTGAACCCGCTGCCGAGACGCCCGCCGAAGTCCCCGCACCAGAGCCGGCAGCTGCGCCTGAAGCCGCGGAAGACCCTGCGGAAAAGGCAGCCGCCAAGGCGACCGAGGACAGGCATCGCCGCTTCCTGCTCAACAAGAAGGCATCGCGCCGCATCACGACCGACACAGGCGTCGTCATCGTCGAAGCCGGCGGCGACATCACCGAAGAGGTTCTCCAGAAAGCGAAGCTCGCCAACAAAATCATCGAGCTTTCGATGAACGTGCAGTAAGAAGGAAAAGAAAATCCCCCGCGACGGCAAAATGCCGCTTCGGGGGATTTCTTGTTTACCATGAAGCCCCAAGAGGTCAAGTCGTAGGCGCAGACCGATTGGTTAGGCTTCTGTAAGGCGTGAGGACATATGTACAGCGTGCCTCTCTGATGACACCATCGCAGGAAACGGACACAAAAGCAACTGTGCCGCTTCGCGTGACGGCTGAACATATGTCCTGAAAGTTTACGCTGTAATGGCATCGTACTATAATTATGGAAGCACAAACAAATTCAGCGATTCCACAAAGAGCAAAGGAGATGATACTATGGCAACCGTATCCGCACAAATCCGACTCGATCCCGAAGTCGAGGCGCGCTCCATGGCGCACCAGCAAAGACAGACGGGGCTGTCAACGGTGGGCGCAGTCCATTCACTCGCCGTTGACCGGCTCGGCTGGATTTGCTAAATCAATTTTTTCAAAAGTGTTTCTACTTCTTTTGATTTCAACACCTTTCCCATAGAAGCAACCTGCTCATTTACAACAAGAGCTGGCATACTCATTACTCCATACTGCATGATTTTTTCCATGGCTGTAACATATTCAATCTCAATAGCAAGTCCCATTGAATGAACCGCTTCCTGAGTTGCTTCTAACAGTGCACGACAGCTTTTGCAACCAGAACCTAAAACCTTAATACAGCAAATTCCGTCCACTGTTTCTCCGCAACACTCTTTTTCCAGCTTGATTTCTGTTGCCTCGCTTGTCGGGCAGCCGGCATTACAAGCACACGCAGGCGTTTTTTCTTCTTTGTTTTTTCTGTTAAATAATGACATAATGAATACCTCCATTTATTTTTCGCTTTCAAAGCGTTTTTTCAAAACCTCATAATGATTTCGATTGCTTTTATCCCCACCATTATCCGGGAACAAGCAATAAGGCAAACTATCCGTTGTACGGTGCTTTATGACGCAAGCACAACACCTTCCATGATTTTGGCACGATATTTTAGGACAAATACATTCTTTTACATTTTCGCAGTGTATTTTTCTACCTCATTTCAAATTAGCATTGGCTGAACGGCGTTAAAGAGATAGCCAACCAGTATAATTCCAACCGTACAGATTGCGATAAAAATCCATAAAAGTTTAGGTTTTACAGCTTTACGAAGCATAATCATTGAAGGCAGGGACAAAGTGGTAACGCCCATCATAAAAGATAAAACAACGCCCAACAATGCTCCCTTTGCCAGTAGTGCTTCTGCAATCGGAATTGTTCCAAAAATATCTGCATACATGGGTACTCCGGCAATAGTTGCGATAATTACACCAAATGGGTTATTAGCTCCGAGTATCTTAACAATGATTTCTTCCGGTATCCAGTTATGAATAATAGCCCCGATACCTACACCGATCAAGACATAAGGTGCAACCTTTTTCGCAGTGGATACATCCTGTTCCCATGCAAAATGAAGTCTATCCTTAAAGTGCAATTCTTCCTGCGGAATATCAACAGATTTTCCATTTTTAATGTATTCCTCTACTTCATTTTCAAGGTGTAATTTTTCGATTAAACTCCCTCCTGCAACAGCAATTATAAGTCCGAGCAGAACATACACGATTGCCACTTTCCAGCCAAATATGCTCATAAGGAGTACAAGAGAACCGAGGTCTACCATAGGAGAAGAAATTAAAAAAGAAAACGTAACACCCAGCGGCAGCCCGGCACTGGTAAAACCGATAAATATTGGAATGGACGAACAAGAACAAAACGGCGTAACTGTTCCCAAAAGGGCAGCTATCATATTTGCCCCTATTCCTCGAAATCTCCCTAATATCTTTTTGGTTCTCTCCGGCGGGAAATAACTTTGAATATACGAAATTATCAAAATTAAAACGCCCAGCAATAGCATAATTTTTATGGTGTCGTAGATGAAAAACTGAACGCTTCCCCCTAACCGAGTTTCAGTAGATAGACCACACGCTTCTAACAGATTGCCTATCAGTTGGTTTAGCCATTTCATACCGAGGATTTCATTCTGAAAGAAATCCCAAACACTTTTTAGTGCCTGCATATCCTAACCTCTCTTTCTTATAAATCAAGAATTTTCGATTTGATATTCCTAAAAAAAGCCGTTGCCATATTGGAACGGCTTTTAGGTGTTTGAACACTTATTACAACTCATATTTGTTTCGTCAATAGCAATCGTATCTTTCAATAAAGCCAGTACCTTTTCACTGCCTTGCTTGCTGATTTGGTAATGTGTCCATTTACCGTCCTCACGACCTGTCAC is from Selenomonas sputigena ATCC 35185 and encodes:
- a CDS encoding PRC-barrel domain-containing protein, encoding MKTSAEILGLPVISITEGRELGMSKTLLIDAKNGAVAAITIEDDDWYRGVKLIPFESVIAVGADAITITNSENILTLEDAVDFENLLDENVRIIGTKAITKAGTIQGSVSEIYIGDDGKVVQCEISDPQGNFLDNISAEQISIFGKQVTVIDSGSVAATAAPAMPAAETPAAPAFEAAPTFAEPPVAEPVAEAAPEPVPETPAVPDMPAAEPVEEPAPESVVEPAAETPAEVPAPEPAAAPEAAEDPAEKAAAKATEDRHRRFLLNKKASRRITTDTGVVIVEAGGDITEEVLQKAKLANKIIELSMNVQ
- a CDS encoding thioredoxin family protein; the protein is MEVFIMSLFNRKNKEEKTPACACNAGCPTSEATEIKLEKECCGETVDGICCIKVLGSGCKSCRALLEATQEAVHSMGLAIEIEYVTAMEKIMQYGVMSMPALVVNEQVASMGKVLKSKEVETLLKKLI
- a CDS encoding permease; protein product: MQALKSVWDFFQNEILGMKWLNQLIGNLLEACGLSTETRLGGSVQFFIYDTIKIMLLLGVLILIISYIQSYFPPERTKKILGRFRGIGANMIAALLGTVTPFCSCSSIPIFIGFTSAGLPLGVTFSFLISSPMVDLGSLVLLMSIFGWKVAIVYVLLGLIIAVAGGSLIEKLHLENEVEEYIKNGKSVDIPQEELHFKDRLHFAWEQDVSTAKKVAPYVLIGVGIGAIIHNWIPEEIIVKILGANNPFGVIIATIAGVPMYADIFGTIPIAEALLAKGALLGVVLSFMMGVTTLSLPSMIMLRKAVKPKLLWIFIAICTVGIILVGYLFNAVQPMLI